A window from Candidatus Thermokryptus mobilis encodes these proteins:
- a CDS encoding glycosyltransferase family 2 protein, which produces MVKITAVVLNWNNFVDTFECVISLKSSVIPLYKIIIVDNNSTDGSFESLSDSFSNDETLILIKNERNVGFAAGVNRGIRMAISLGSDFVFLINNDAVIEPDTILHLLKAFDDTTGISGPRIYYYDNRSKIWQGGGYFSYLKVGLRVPEKNLEVEVFSKNTEVSFLTGCAMLISAKCVNEVGLFNENYFFYYEDVDYCIRTIRKGLKLIYVPQAKVLHKIRDVKRERTSPFVFFHLARSFVIFTHSNFNILYFLYSILLHFLVYTPYRIYQVLSGSKNLQSIKAWFEGTIEGLKFVIKS; this is translated from the coding sequence ATGGTTAAGATAACAGCAGTTGTTTTGAATTGGAATAATTTCGTTGACACATTTGAGTGTGTTATTTCCTTGAAGTCAAGCGTGATACCACTTTATAAGATAATAATAGTTGATAACAATTCCACAGACGGTTCTTTTGAGTCTTTAAGTGATTCTTTTTCTAACGACGAGACATTGATTTTAATTAAAAATGAGCGAAATGTCGGTTTTGCAGCTGGAGTTAATAGAGGAATAAGGATGGCTATATCGTTAGGAAGTGATTTTGTTTTCTTGATAAATAATGATGCTGTCATTGAACCAGATACAATTTTACATTTACTTAAAGCATTTGATGATACGACAGGTATATCAGGTCCAAGAATTTATTATTATGATAATCGCTCCAAGATATGGCAAGGTGGTGGATATTTTAGTTATTTAAAGGTTGGATTAAGAGTTCCAGAGAAAAATTTAGAAGTAGAAGTTTTTTCCAAGAATACAGAAGTTTCGTTTTTAACCGGTTGCGCTATGCTTATAAGTGCTAAGTGTGTCAATGAGGTGGGTTTATTTAATGAAAATTATTTTTTTTATTACGAGGATGTTGATTACTGCATTAGAACGATAAGGAAAGGATTAAAGTTAATTTATGTGCCACAAGCTAAGGTTTTACATAAAATTAGGGATGTTAAGAGGGAAAGAACATCACCGTTTGTGTTTTTCCATCTGGCTAGAAGCTTTGTGATTTTTACGCATTCAAATTTTAATATTTTATATTTTTTATACTCTATCCTGTTACATTTTCTGGTGTATACTCCTTATAGGATTTATCAGGTGTTGTCTGGCAGTAAAAATTTACAATCAATCAAGGCGTGGTTTGAGGGAACTATAGAGGGTTTAAAATTTGTAATAAAATCATAA
- a CDS encoding glycosyltransferase family 4 protein: MRIPFVIVRYNRVGWFGLKAKLKIIPYENSDVIVATAWPTAYSIYKLSKTKGKKVYFIQDYEIWFGPKDLVDNSYVLDLNRVVSSPYLKELIEGKFGVKVKGIVLNWVDSIFYFEGEKKFDFPYRIIILYHRDARKGYKEGLEVLKMVKQKYPEVEVIIFGVKSPQRGELPSFALFYKGLYGIKLTDLYKSAHIFVSLSLSKDWHSSPMEAMAAKCAVVATSVGSMRYLDISRETALICEPGDVVCLAENLKKLSSNGYNIIRNFLWEISAENFESILKT, translated from the coding sequence ATGAGAATACCTTTTGTTATAGTGCGATATAATCGTGTCGGGTGGTTTGGTTTAAAAGCTAAATTAAAAATAATTCCGTATGAAAACTCTGACGTAATCGTTGCAACCGCTTGGCCCACAGCCTATTCTATTTATAAACTGTCTAAGACAAAGGGCAAAAAGGTATACTTTATCCAAGATTATGAGATATGGTTTGGACCCAAGGACCTTGTAGATAATAGCTATGTATTAGATCTGAATAGAGTGGTTTCTTCACCATATTTAAAAGAGTTGATCGAGGGAAAGTTCGGGGTAAAGGTGAAGGGGATTGTTCTTAACTGGGTTGACTCTATTTTTTATTTTGAGGGAGAGAAAAAATTTGACTTTCCATATAGAATCATTATTTTATATCATAGGGATGCTCGAAAGGGTTACAAAGAGGGTTTAGAAGTTTTAAAAATGGTAAAACAAAAGTATCCAGAAGTTGAAGTAATTATATTTGGAGTTAAGAGTCCGCAACGGGGTGAATTGCCCAGTTTTGCTCTTTTTTATAAGGGTCTATATGGTATAAAGTTGACTGATTTATATAAATCTGCTCATATTTTTGTCTCGCTGAGTCTTTCCAAAGATTGGCATTCATCCCCTATGGAAGCTATGGCAGCTAAATGTGCTGTTGTTGCGACCTCGGTTGGTTCAATGAGATATTTAGACATATCTAGGGAAACTGCTTTAATTTGTGAACCTGGAGATGTGGTTTGTTTAGCGGAGAATTTGAAAAAATTGTCAAGCAATGGTTATAATATCATTCGGAATTTTTTGTGGGAAATATCAGCCGAGAATTTTGAGTCAATTTTGAAAACATAA